Part of the Scyliorhinus canicula chromosome 8, sScyCan1.1, whole genome shotgun sequence genome is shown below.
gggaaaAATAAGCTGGGGACTGTGGTGTATAGGAgacatatgactcaggcgaggatgagtggggttCTTCCAAAGGGTGACCAAtgagtgtgggaggtgtgggcgAGGGCCGGCAAATCATGTGCACACATTCTGGGGTTGCGAGAAGCTGGGCAGATACTGGGAGCAGTATTCTGGGGGTAGAGGTCAGGCcagtggtgatttttggggtatcagaaGTGCCAGAactggttggggggggaagggggctgttGTTGTTGCCTTCGCCTCCCTAATTGCCGATGAAGGATCTTGCTGAGGTCGGATATGCTGTCGGGAGTGATGACCTGATTGGGGGACTTGTACAATTTTTCCGATTGGTGAAGATTAGGTTTGAGTGGAAGGGTCAGAGGAGGACTTTGAGATGCAGTGGGGGTTTTCATGACAACGTCTGAGGAATTGTTCATCACAGGGGCAGTATGGGAGGGTATAAAAGGggagaaaattgtacaaactgtggactgtgattgtgtGGAGTGTTTTGTTTTTCCCTGTTTTGCacttgtttggaataaaatacatttttaatcaAATAGAAAGTTAAGTACATCAGTACGGGAGCAATCGAGGGATTCTAACAGCAATGCTGGCTGTATATAGTTTATTTCAAGGGATTGATCACTgttagttgtggggggggggggatttaggtTTAATGGGGGTTGTTCTATTTTTGTTTTTTATGATTGATGTATGTAAatgtgtttatattttgtattttagaAATTGAACAATGTTAATCatagtatattttttaaaacgttGAACCTTTCTAAAACAATAACCTCGTGTCCATACTCGAACCTTTATATTAAATAGAATTTAACATTTAATTCAAGAGACCGTTCAAGTCTATTTATTATGACAATGGGTTACAGCAACAAGTAAATGGAGGTGTCAGAGGGGTTGCTGTTGAAAGGCTCTGAGAGATATGTATTGGACTGAAATGACTATTGAAAGAAAGCagagacgtcagcctctctccctaACACCAATCAGTGTGTTACTCTGGACCTGCCATCAGATGACGTGGGTGACAGATCTGGATGTTTCAACACAGAGATTAATGATCTGGGGCTCCTAATCTTTCTGTTCGAGCGTCGGGAGGGTGGCGTTTCACCTCCAACCTAAACACATTGATAACTGAAATAAGATGTCGATGGAGACCGCGATTACCTGGGTCAGTCCAACTGAAATAAACTTTTCTCTGGATGCCTGGGGtatgaattcagcaggtaatgTGAGCGAAGTTTTCCAGCTCCCGCTGTACAACAGACGGATCAGAATCATCTCCACCACGGTCTTCTTCGCCCTGGCTTTGCTAGGAAACctggcagtgctgcacaggaCGGGCTGCAGCCAAAGCAGGAGGCGGAAAATTGATTTGCTCCTCAGGAACCTGGCTCTGGCGGATCTGTGTGTGTCCATCCTGACGCTGCTGTCTCACTTCATTTGGGAGGTATTGGAAGATGAATGGCTGGCTGGAGATCTGGCGTGCAGAGTTTTCAAAGTTTTGCAGGATTTTGTGCTGATTGCTTCATCCAGCATCACAGCGCTTATCGCATTGGAAAGGCACCAGGTAATAGTGAAGCCACTGGAGCCTCCTCTCCCCACCAGCCTCCTGACTGCCATATCTTGGGCCGGTGCTTTTGTGCTCTCCATCCCCCAAGCCTTTGTGTACAAACTGTCGGTACAGGGAGGCAAAGAGAAATGCCTGAGCACCTTTGGGCACCTGCCCACATGGCACCTCCAGATGTATATCATATTTGGAGCTATTACTGTTTTCTTTGCTCCCTTTTGCATCCTGTGCGTGGCGTATGCGAGAATCCTCTGGACCATTTGGAGGAAGGAGCAGCACATTGAAAACTGCGAAGCAAGTAAAAACGCTGAGCAAAAGGCGCGGAGGAGGCCACTCCCAATTATCGCTACTAACAGCTCCATTCCAAGGGCTAAGGTGAAGACACTGAAGCTGACCCTGGTGATTGCCATTCTCTTTACAGTCTGCGGCTTACCTTATTTTATCATCGAGATGAAAGTCGCCTTCGGGGCCATCACTGAGGCAGACAGCAAGGTGATTGCGGTCCTGGGAATCCTTGCGCTTTCCAATAGTGCGGCCAATCCGTATGTCTACCTGTTCTTCAAGACTAACAATGCCTACTTGAGGCGGCTGGAGAAGAATGCGTGCTTCCCCTGTCtgagagattacagagagaaCACATTCCATAGGGAGCTGTGTGCAGTTGGGATACGAGTGGAGCATTCCAGCCCCAGCACATCTGAAGCAGATACCGCCATCCACGCCGGCCCTCTGTGCCCCAGCAGCGAACTCGCTCCCTGTGATGGATCTATCTGAAACGCGGCCAACCCACTTGGCATTCCTGTCCACTGCAGGCGTTCGTCATTTTCTTAAATACATTGGTTACCTTTTTTACAGAATATTACGGAAATATAAAATAATTAAGCCTTCGAATAACCCTTTCATTATTAAACTGCTGCTTAGCTTTGAATGAACCGTCCAACACAGTTTTGCTCTCCACAGGATTTCCTAATCGATTTTCTAATTGATTGGCTTGTTATCCATTCGTCTTTCACTTCACCAAGGCTGCAAACTCAATCCCCTGATTTAGCCACGGCTGCTGTGGGCACGTTCACAACCTCTCTAAACAAATAGATCTTTCATTTTCAGTACAATTAAAGTcggtcaaagaatttacagtgcagaaggaggccattcagcccatcgagtctgcaccggctcttggaaagagcaccctacccaaggtcaacacctccaccctatccccataacccagtaaccccacccaacattaagggcaattttggacactaagggcaatttatcatggccaatccacctaacctgcacatctttggactgtgggaggaaaccaaagcacctggaggaaacccacgcacacacggggaggatgtgcagactccgcacagacagtgacccaagccggaatcgaacctgggaccctggagctgtgaagcgattgtgctatccacaatgctaccgtgctgcccaatctctgCTGAATTTAATATTCACCTCACTAGCTACAGCTTCCAGATATTCACAAACCCTGTTTTGAAGCATTCCCTAACACCTAAAATAACGAGAGTTTTGATACTATCCTCAGCTATGCTTTAAAAATGTCAATTTACGACAGTGCAAGAAAAGTGTTCAGATCAGAATTATAAACCTGCTACTTCAGATTTTCTTCACCGCTCGAATGTAGATTTATCCAGTTACCGATTATTTAATATTTGCTCAAAATTACTGTCGCAATAAAAGCGAGGCCAATGCAGCTGACAGTTGTTTACATACAAAACATAACTTCAGGTGGGACCAGGTGCACAATTAAATGCACAAGTCAAAAAGATTAGGGGGAAATTTTCcgattttttttcaaaatgtcgGTCCCGACATGAATACCGGGGAGAAACCTGCCAGTGGTGGGAAAACTCGCCTACATTCTTCGTCTTCAACAATTCTTCTCCACGTGTTTCAGCAGCTTGCCTCTGATTCGCTCACCCCAGGAAAACAATCTCTATCATCAATGGGGGCTCCTTTtaaaaggaagagaaggaagaaaggAAGACAGGACCATGTTTCACTGAGGGAGCCCTCACCAaatttctggatggtgtcaagtagaggcaaaaatggggctatgctcCCACGCCAGTGTAAAAACGCTTTCCTATTTTATTAAAATTAAGATTTATTCACCTACGTGCAGGGGACTGGCAtagccccggagtgcttctcgcagctttcGCTGTGCAAATGGGCCCCCGCTTTTCCGGTTCCgagtctgtgcatgtgcacggcggcggcctccagcgggcGCGCCGAACGTGATGGCGGACTCAAGTGGTGGACCTGGACCAGCAAAGAAGGTCCCACCAATCTGCCCCGCGCTGCTCCATCAAACCCACCCGATCGCCACACCggctgcccataaggccccccccccgggacttgatcccccccccgcaccagacctgCCGTACGTGGTTCGAACCACACTGTCGGAAATTCGGCCGGTTGGGACCAGAGCATCGCTGGGaggacctctggcaatggcccccaccTGCATAAATCGCgcgcgagcgattctccggggagcgGCACTGggcccgattcggtcgtaaaagTGGATTTTTCACCCcgcgccaaacacgatttcggtgcggggctgcagagaatccagcccatgacatCCTCTACCTGCTATCAGCCAAATGTCCAGCAAGCAAGGTCAACAACCTCACCAGGGAGGCTGTGGAGCAGCTAGGGTAAGTCTGCCTCTTCATCTCTCTCATTGCACCCCTTACACACCTATCACACCTCCATGGGGATCTCTCTTCCAGCCACCTAACAGGGTCCCAATATTTGTcatgtctccccccacccccatcccactcaCCATGATCATCCCTATAGATGCTCCTCACACCCCAGCTCAAACAGTCGGCCAGCCCTTACCATCCTCGAGCCCTCTCGAGACAACAGATCTGAGCAGCCATCATGGAGACAAGCATCGAGGAGGCATCGCAGCCTCACCCATACCTGTCACCAGCTCAGATAACTCATGCCTCAGTGGGAATAACTaataggcaggcttctgggtcactcactggtgagcaccttacagctgaagatccacaggaggcagaggaaggaaTGCCCCAGGGATCCAGTGCTCAGTGGGATACCGGAgccaggactctgctgagcccAACGCCGATGACAGTTAtaccagagctgctggagctagGAAGCCTGAGTCacgagcatcaggaagggatgacagcattcCTCATTGGACTGTAAGGCCAAACGGAGGAGTCCCATTCCCTTCTGACTGAGGAGATAATTCCAAAGGGAAGAGGATCAGCAGGAACGCATCCTGGGAGCTTCCAACCCAtctgaccatcccccccccccccccccccccccccccctcccccgaccttcCTGTGATCGacactcctccagccccacacaccaAGGCGGGCAGCACTGCAGCCCAAATGTAGGCCCAGACCCTCAAGatgctgcctccccccccccccccccccccccccccccccggggattcccaccaaggtcatctcaggcTGCCTCAACCTTAGCTGCGGATCCTGAAAATGTACCTAGATGTAGCAAGAATGTAAGATACAATAGACACTTAGTGGGTACGGGTGAACCTAGGCACTCATAAACCATTGTAATAGCATACTTGTATTAAAAATCACTTTGTTCACCTATATGGATCTTTCATGAGTCTGTGTCATGGCGCAATGCTCTGCCAACTCACGCAAACTCAGCGCTTCATTCCAACATAGTGTGAGAATGGCAGCGTTATGTCTCGCCCATCTCCCACACTGACAACGCAGTAAAGTTGTGTCACTCCTGGCACGGGCCTCCcagcctcacctcccccccccccccgccccatccaagGAATGTTACCTCCACCCCCCGCCCACAGCAATGTTCAGTCCTCTCATGAGGATGCCAACGGCAAAAAGTGTGTGACAGTCTGTCCACCTTGTCAATAGGTGGAGAAAAACATTCAGACCCCTGACCTCGAAGGAGACAGTAACAGCTAAAATGTGTCATCCAGCCGCTCTGGGTCCCAAGATCACGCCGTTCGGTGGCAGGTCACATttagctctctgtcaggcaggggtCAGGCATATTGCAGAGGATAAGAGGAGCATTTCTCTGTCTTCACTGCAaatcatcatcactctcctgcagcGTCCGTCCACTCGCTTTAGTGCCCTGACCTTGAATGTAGCCACCATCACAATGACCAGAGGTACCACAGTGGTGGGAGGATGTCAGTCCCCATGGTGGGGGAGTTCACACACTAGTCCTGGTCGCCCCCAAACCAAGAGGTTATGAGGGCGTCTTTAGCCCTGTGCACCATGTGGGCCCTGGCTATTGCCCGAGGACCTTCTCCTCTCCAGGTTTCCTCagcatcctcctcatctgaggagatgtggCGCTCCTCCATCTCCGTCTGGTCCAACTGCTCTCCCTGCTtcagtgccaggttgtgcagagcgCAGCACACCTCTGTGGTGTGTGCCACCCTTTGGGGGCTGTTTTGAAGCGCTCCCCTTCTGATCGGTCTGGGCACTGGAACCGCATCTTTAACAGGCCAATCGTCTAGTCGACCAGCGCACATGTTGTCGCATGAGCCTTGTAGCGAGTCTCAGTGGGTATTTGTGGCCTCCGCACTGGTTTCATCACCCACCTGCTGAGTGGGTCCCTTTGTCCCCAAGGAGCCATTCCTCCAGTCCCTGCTCTTCCTCATAAACAGCTAAGATGTGCGAGCACCCCAACGTATAACTATCATGGACACGTCCTTTCAGACAGCTGCGCATTGAGTGGTATCTCTTGCAGTTCAAAAATTGTGCCCGATGCTGCCATGGGGAATGCAGAGGTGCATGGATGCACCTGGACCTGTGGCATGCGTTGCCAGTCCACGTTGATGTACATAGCGCATCCGTACCTCCCTTATGCACTTCTGCACAGCAGActgggagatgccacacaggtcacgTGTACAGCTATGAAATGGGTCactggcatagaagttcagagcagtAGTGACTTTCAAGGCCACAGGTAATGGATGAACTCCCAGTCCATGTGGCgccaactcttgcatcacctggcacaggtggtTCCCCCATCCCCTGGGCCAGATACAATCTTCTCCAGCATTGGACTTCTGATGTCTGGACGTTGGAAGTTCTACATTGAAATACCTGTCGCCAGAAGTATTCCCTCCAAAGTTCTGTTATCTGTGGCCCTGCTCTCTAAGATTAATGGGCTCTCCCAACCCCTCCTCTGCAGGGCGGTGTTCCTGGCTACATGCAGTGGCATGTCGATATCGCTGCTGCTGGTCGATTGTACTCAACATAATTGCCAGCTTGACTGGCTCCATGATTCGCCTGAATCAAAAACTGAAAcaaagagaacatcaaagtgagcaATGAGAGTCCTGACAATGCCCTGACTCACAGCCCTTTCAGAATCCGGGACATCCACTCATGCTCATCCCTCTATGTGAGCACCTTTCAAATGAGCCTCACTCTTTCCCCTGTCACACAATAGCCTCTTCCCTACAGTTGCCCCTCTCATATCCATCTGAATGAAGAGCTTTGACCCACTCAGCGGGCTGCTTAACTCCTCCAAGGCTGAGGAGTGACAGCagttgagtgcattcaatggacCTGTATCCTAATCTTAAAGGGAACGATATGCTACCACTCATTATCTCCTGAACGGGGTGACTGATGAGCACCTTCAACATAATGCCTTGCATTGGGGGCCATATCCGTGTTAGCTGTCTGTTATGGAGACACAAGTATTAGCCTTGGAATTTAATGCCAAAGGGTTAACAattgggtgccaatcagtggcacactcttCTTGCATTGCAACGGTGACTAAATTGGCACAACTGACTTGTCAAGGAAGTTAAGTATAGTTTTATTCATAGTTTTATTCATATAGGGGCTAGTTGAATGCATATAGCTAAAGAAGCAAAATATTAAATGTGTCTTGACCGTGGGAACCCAGTCATTTTCTCATATAATAAATTAACTattgtattccagtgtattcagcacTGATAACATATTGTTCTCTGTCTAATCAACTAATCAGTTCTAGCTAGGTCTCCGCCAAGCTATGAGACATAGCAGGTGTGAGAAAACGTATCAGGTACTTTTCCTAAGACTGCGCATCAGACGCTAAGCTattttgataggcaccagtcatTCAGTTCTGATTCAAGTGTATACCAGTGAGTAATTAACAATAAAGTCGTATTTTTGACATCTCCCACCAACCGGACTACCGAttcttattagaaggtaaaataagagtcccCACAGAAATATCAGGGAGCCCTCCCTCCCAGGTATATTAGGGCCTTCAGCCCTCAGGAGGCTGGGAACTACCCCTTGTCAGAGTCCTCTACTCTGCACTTGCAGCCTGGAATCTCACAGGACCTCAACCAGGGACCTCAGTTGCCCCCTCTGCTGACACTctggattcacctgctcccacccattttccagctgccattCAAAAAGGGCAATCCCTCAGAGGTGATATTGCCTCAAACCCCAAAAAGGAAAACATGGGAAGAAGCGCTGTCTGCAAACCGGCCACAAGACCCTGTTAAACCCAGAGGCTAATAACCTCAAAGGGCCGCTAAGGCCTGTGAGCGACTCTCCCCTGGGATGTCGAGACTAAACCCTCCCCGGCCCACGTTGCACTTATCTAGGTCTCCTGTGTCCTCTCTGGTGCCCCCTCTGCAATTGGCACCCTGGAGAGTGATGGTGACCTGAGCGCTCACCTCCGATATACCCTTCGGACTTGTGGTCGCCCGGTTCTCTTTTTTTACACAGCTGTTGTAAATCTCACTGGTCTGATGTTGCACTGGTACCCTATGAATATTCAGTAAGGGGGAGGGTAAAATCCCAGTGGCAAGGTTTGCAAAGAAGATGCTAATGTACTTAAATAAAGCTCTTGACCTTCCGTGATGGGATTATCATCACATCGCTGGCGAGGGGCCTGGAAAATCAAAAAACGCAATAAGTTGCATATTTCCTGATTCTCACTATATTTTGCGCCCATGTCACCGTCCTCGCTGACGGCTAATGCAGGCTGCAAATTGCTCCCTATGATTGAAGATGTACCActccactgcacaaaaactgcatCTTTTTTGTTGGGTCCCTCATTCAAACTGACAAAGCAGTACATATCAAGTAACCTCACCAAGGAATCTAGGTCAAACCATTTCAAATCTTAAGTGTTGTAAGGTGTTGGACATAGTTTGCTAAATCCTATTAAGGtatcaaaagcaaattactgtgaatgctggaatctgaaataaaaatgaaaacacTGAACACTCACAGCAGGTCttacagcagctgtggagagagaagggagcttaatatgcaggttcagtcggcagttaggaatgcaaatgcaatgttagcattcatgttgagacggctagaatacaagaacaggtatgtacttctgaggctgtataaggctcatgTCAGActccacttggagtattgtgagcagttttaggccctgtatttaaggaaggatgtgctgaccttggaaaggttccaaagaacaaagaaaattacagcataggcacaggcccttcggccctcccagcctgcgccgatccagagcctttatctaaacctgttgtctattttccaaggatctacttccctctgttccccgcccattcatatatctgtccagatgcatcttaaatgacgctatcgtgcccgcctctaccacctccgctggcaaagcattccaggcacccaccaccctctgtgtaaaaaaatttccacgcacatctcccttaagctttccccctctcaccttgaaatcgtgaccccttgtaactaacacccccactcttggaaaaagcttgttgctatccaccctgtccatacctctcataattatgtagacctcaatcaggtcccccctcaacctccgtctttccaacgaaaacaatcctaatctactcaaactttcgtcatagctagcaccctccataccaggcaacatcctggtgaacctcctctgcaccctctctaaagcatccacatccttctggtaatgtggcgaccaaaactgcaggcagtattccaaatgtggcctaaccaaagtcctatacaactgtaacatgacctgccgtctcttgtactcaataccccgtccgattaaGTCTAGcattctgtatgccttcttgaccactctatcgacctgcgttgccaccttcagggtacaatggacctgaactcccagatctctctgtacatcaattttccccaggactcttccattgaccgtatagtccgctctgaattggatcttccaaaatgcatcacctcgcatttgccaggattgaactccatctgccatttctctgcccaactctccaatctatctatattttgctgaattctctgacagtccccctcgctatctgcaaccccaccaatcttagtatcatctgcaaacttgctaatcagatcacctataccttcgtccagatcatttatgtatgtatcacaaacaacagtggtccaagcacggatccctgtggaacaccagaagtcacccttctccattttgagacactcccttccaccactactccatgtctcctgttgcccagccagttctttatccatctagctagtacaccctgaaccccatgcaacttcactttttccatcaacctgccatgggaaactttatcaaacgccttactaaagtccatgtatatgacatctacagccctgcacaaaaccatgctgcctatcactgataagtctattttcttccaaatgtgaatagatcctatccctcagtatcttctccaacagtttgcctaccactgacgtcaagctcacaagtctataattccctggattatccctgctacccttcttaaatagggacaacattagcaattctccagtcctccgggacctcacccgtgctcaaggatgctacaaagatatctgttaaggccccagctatttcatccctcgcttccctcagtaacctgggatagatcccatccggacctgggaacttgtccaccttaatgccttttacaacacccaaaacttcccccttccttatgccaacttgacctagaatatttaaacatccatccctcacCTCAACATCCGTTATGTCCCTcttcttggtgaataccgatgcaaagtacttatcaagaatctcacccatttcctctgactccacgcataaattccctcttttgtctttgagtgggccaatcctttctctagttagcctcttgctccttatatatgaataaaaggctttgggattttccttaaccctgctaGCCAAaggtatttcatgaccccttttagccctctttattgcacatttgagatttgtcctactttcccgatattccttcaAAGCTTCATTAGTTTTAagttgcctagatcttatgtatgcttcctttttcattttagctagtctcacaattccacccatcatccatggttccctaatcttgccatttctatctctccttttcacagggacatgtctgtcctgcactctaatcaacctttccttaaaagactcccacatttcaaatgtggatttacacttgaacagctgctcccaatccactttccctagctcctgctgaattttgttatacttggcctttccccaatttagcactcttcctttaggaccactctcgtctttgtccatgagtattctaaaacttacggaattgccAAAGTaaccaccgactgaaacttcaaccacctggccaggatcattccccaataccaggtctagtatggccccttcccgatttggattatttacatactgctctaaaaaaaactctcctggatgctcgttagaaattctgctccatctacacctccaacactatacgagtcccattcaatgttggggaagttaaaatctcccatcacgaccacac
Proteins encoded:
- the LOC119969919 gene encoding probable G-protein coupled receptor 150, producing the protein MSMETAITWVSPTEINFSLDAWGMNSAGNVSEVFQLPLYNRRIRIISTTVFFALALLGNLAVLHRTGCSQSRRRKIDLLLRNLALADLCVSILTLLSHFIWEVLEDEWLAGDLACRVFKVLQDFVLIASSSITALIALERHQVIVKPLEPPLPTSLLTAISWAGAFVLSIPQAFVYKLSVQGGKEKCLSTFGHLPTWHLQMYIIFGAITVFFAPFCILCVAYARILWTIWRKEQHIENCEASKNAEQKARRRPLPIIATNSSIPRAKVKTLKLTLVIAILFTVCGLPYFIIEMKVAFGAITEADSKVIAVLGILALSNSAANPYVYLFFKTNNAYLRRLEKNACFPCLRDYRENTFHRELCAVGIRVEHSSPSTSEADTAIHAGPLCPSSELAPCDGSI